The nucleotide sequence AATGGAACTGGGCCTCGGTGGCCAGCGAGTGCACCAGCACGCTCGGCCCGAAGGGCTACGGCTACGTCCAGGTGTCCCCGCCGCAGGAGCACGTGCGCGGCAACCAGTGGTGGGTGGCCTACCAGCCGGTGAGCTACCGAATCGAGTCCCGCAAGGGCACCCGCGCCCAGTTCCAGGCGATGGTGAACACCTGCCACAACGCCGGCGTGAAGGTGCTCGTCGACGCCGTGGTCAACCACATGTCCGGCCAGGACAACGGCGGCACCGGGTGGGCCGGCAGCACCTACGGCCACTACGACTATCCGGGCACCTACTCCAGCCAGGACTTCCACTACTGCGGCCGCAACGGCAACAACGACATCGCCAACTACGGCGACCGGTACGAGGTGCAGAACTGCGAGCTGGTCAACCTCGCCGACCTGAAGACCGAGTCGGACTACGTGCGCGGCCGGCTCGCCGCGTACCTCAACGACCTGCTCTCGCTCGGCGTCGACGGCTTCCGGCTGGACGCCAGCAAGCACATGCCGGCCGCCGACATCGCCAACATCCGGAGCCGCCTGTCGCGGTCGGCGTACCTCGTGCAGGAGGTCATCTACGGCGCCGGCGAGCCGATCCAGCCGACCGAGTACACCGGCAACGGCGACGTGCACGAGTTCCGCTACGGCAAGGACCTGGCCCGGATGTTCACCAGCGAGCGGCTGGCGTACCTGCGGAACTTCGGCGAGTCCTGGGGGTACCTGCCCGGCGGCTCGGCGGTGGTCTCCACCGACAACCACGACACCCAGCGCGACGGCGGCGTCCTGACCTACCGCGACCGCGGCGAGTACGCCCTCGCGAACGCCTTCATGCTCGCCTGGCCGTACGGCACGCCGGCCGTGATGTCGAGCTACACGTTCAGCAACAAGGACCAGGGCCCGCCCTCGGACGCCGGCAACAGGACGACGAACACCACCTGCTACTCGGGCTGGGAGTGCGAGCACCGCTGGCGGGTCATCGCCAACATGGTCGGCTTCGCCAACGCCACCCAGGGCGCCGGCGTCGCCAACTGGTACGACAACGGGTGGCAGCACATCGCCTTCAGCCGGGCCGGGAAGGGCTACCTCACCATCAACGACGAGGACTTCGCCGTCAGCGGCCGCTCCTACTACACCGGCCTGCCGGCCGGCCGCTACTGCGACGTCATCCACGGCGACTTCAGCAACGGCTCGTGCAGCGGTCCGGTGATCACCGTGGACGCCGGCGGCTGGTTCCCCGCGACCGTCAACGCGCACGACGCGATCGCCATCCACATCGGCGCGAAGCTGCCCTGACCAGGGACGACACCGGCCCCCGGCGCCGCCGTTTCGCGGCCCGGGGGCCGTGCGCCCGATTACAGTATCGATCGTGCTGTTTGACCGTTTGTTCTCGCGCTGGACGTTCGGCTGGCTGCTCGCCGCCGTCGGCGTACCGGTCCTGCTGGCGGCCGCGCTCCTGGTCGGGCGGACCCTCACGGGCGGTCCGGCTCCGGCGCCGGTCGCGGGCGCACCTACCGCGGCGCTGCCGCCCGCCCCGGAGGAGCCGAGCCCGTCGCCCGAGGAGTCCGTGCCGGCCGCCGCGCCCGCACCGGACGACCTGCCGGTGGTCACGTACGACCCGGCGCCCGGTGGTTTCCCCGCCGACCCCGGTACGGGCGACACCCGCCCGCTGGCCGAGGGGCTCACGCCCACCCGGGAGGTGGCCGCGTACGACGCGCCGGGCGGCCGGCCGCTGGCCTTCCTCGCGCCCACCATCAGCGGCGTCGAGCTGACCGTGCCGATCGTCGAGCGGCGGGTGGGCTGGACCGCCGTCCTGCTCCCCTCGGCCAACCGGCGCATCGCCTGGCTGCCGGCCGGCGGCTGGGACACCGTGGCGTTGCGCGACCAGATCGTGGTGGAACGCCGCCCGCACCGGCTCACCTGGTACCGGGACGGCCAAGCGGTGCGCTCCTGGGAGGTCAGCCTCGGCGCGCCCGGCCAGTCGACGCCGCTCGGTCGCACCTTCGTGCTGGGCCGCACCCCACCCCCGCAGGACGTCTACGGCGGCGTGGACATCTTCGCCCTCGGCGCGATCCCCGACGACCCGGACGCGGTGCCGACCGGCCTGCGCGGCGCCCACATCGGACTGCACAGCTGGTACACCGACGACACGCTCGGGAAGAACGTCACCAACGGCTGCATCCGGCTGACCCGCAGCGGGCAGCGGCAGCTCCTCGCCGAGCTGCGTCCGGGGACCGCGGTCGTGGTGGTGGACCAGCTCCCGGCCCCGCCGGCCACCGCCTGACCCGGCTCAGTCGCCGAGCAGCCAGCCGTTCTCCTCGGCCACCCGCACCGCGTCGGCCCGGTTGCGGGCGCCGGTCTTGCCGATCGCCGCCGACAGGTGGTTGCGCACCGTCCCCTCGGAGAGGTGCAGCGTCGCCGCCAGCTCCGCCACCGTGCCGCCGCCCCGGGCCGTACGCAGCACCTCGGTCTCCCGCTCGGTGAGCGGGCTCGGCCCGGTGGCCAGGGTCTCCGCGGCGAGCGACGGGTCGACCACCCGCAGCCCGGCGTGCACCCGGCGGACCGCGTCGGCGAGCTGCCGGGCCGGGGTGTCCTTGACCACGAAGCCGTTCGCGCCCGCCTCCATGGCCCGCCGCAGGTAGCCGGGCCGGCCGAAGGTGGTCACCACCAGCACCCGGCAGCCGGGCAGGGCGGTCCGCAGCGCCGCGGCCGCCGCGACCCCGTCGAGGCCCGGCATCTCCACGTCGAGCAGGGCCACGTCCGGCCGGGTACGCAGCGCCTCCGGCACCACCTCGTCGCCCCGGCCCACCTCGGCCACCACGGTGAGGTCCGGCTCCAGCGAGAGCAGCGCGGCGAGCGCGCCCCGGACCAGGGCCTGGTCGTCCGCGAGCAGCAGCCGGATCGGCTCGGTCATCCGGTCGTCCCCCGTCCGTCGTCGGGCAGCGTCACCCGGAGCAGGAACCCGCGCCCGTCGCGTGGGCGGCCGACGGTGACCGTGGCGTCCAGCCGCCGGGCCCGCTCGCGGAGCCCCACCAGGCCGTGGCCGGCCGCGTCCGGGTCGCCGGCCGGACCCCGGCCGTCGTCGCGGATCTCCACGGCCGTCGGGTCGATCCGGATCTCGCAGCGCCGGGCCCCGCTGTGCCGGACCACGTTGGTCACTCCCTCGCGGACCGTCCAGCCGAACAGCTCGTCCCGCTCCGCCGGCAGCGACGGCACGGTCTCGGGCAGGTCCGCCGCGACGCCCGCGGCGGCCAGCGCCGAGCGGGCGCCGGCGAGCTCCGTCGCGAGGCTGACCCCGCGGTACGCCCCGACGGTGCCCCGCACGTCCGCGAGGGCCTGCCGGGCCAGCCGCTCGATGTCGGCGACCTCGGTGGCTGCCCGGGCCGGGTCCAGCTCCAGCAGCCGCCCGGCCAGCTCGGCCTTGACGGCCACCACGGTCAGCGAGTGCCCGAGGATGTCGTGCAGGTCCCGCGCGGTGCGGGCCCGCTCCTCGGCCACCGCCAGCCGGCGGATCTCCTGCTGGGCGCCCTGGAGTTCGGCGTTGCGCTGCGCGAGCCGGCTCACCCCGAACATGGCGAACGAGGCGAGCACGACGGCGAACACCACGGTCCCCTCGGCCTCCCAGCCGGGCACCAGCGCCGCCGTGACCGGCGGGGTCAGCGCGGCCAGCACGACC is from Micromonospora terminaliae and encodes:
- a CDS encoding alpha-amylase encodes the protein MHRRRCRAAALALGLAAGLLVPTTVAAPPAAAATPGSKKVIVQLFEWNWASVASECTSTLGPKGYGYVQVSPPQEHVRGNQWWVAYQPVSYRIESRKGTRAQFQAMVNTCHNAGVKVLVDAVVNHMSGQDNGGTGWAGSTYGHYDYPGTYSSQDFHYCGRNGNNDIANYGDRYEVQNCELVNLADLKTESDYVRGRLAAYLNDLLSLGVDGFRLDASKHMPAADIANIRSRLSRSAYLVQEVIYGAGEPIQPTEYTGNGDVHEFRYGKDLARMFTSERLAYLRNFGESWGYLPGGSAVVSTDNHDTQRDGGVLTYRDRGEYALANAFMLAWPYGTPAVMSSYTFSNKDQGPPSDAGNRTTNTTCYSGWECEHRWRVIANMVGFANATQGAGVANWYDNGWQHIAFSRAGKGYLTINDEDFAVSGRSYYTGLPAGRYCDVIHGDFSNGSCSGPVITVDAGGWFPATVNAHDAIAIHIGAKLP
- a CDS encoding L,D-transpeptidase: MLFDRLFSRWTFGWLLAAVGVPVLLAAALLVGRTLTGGPAPAPVAGAPTAALPPAPEEPSPSPEESVPAAAPAPDDLPVVTYDPAPGGFPADPGTGDTRPLAEGLTPTREVAAYDAPGGRPLAFLAPTISGVELTVPIVERRVGWTAVLLPSANRRIAWLPAGGWDTVALRDQIVVERRPHRLTWYRDGQAVRSWEVSLGAPGQSTPLGRTFVLGRTPPPQDVYGGVDIFALGAIPDDPDAVPTGLRGAHIGLHSWYTDDTLGKNVTNGCIRLTRSGQRQLLAELRPGTAVVVVDQLPAPPATA
- a CDS encoding response regulator transcription factor, with the protein product MTEPIRLLLADDQALVRGALAALLSLEPDLTVVAEVGRGDEVVPEALRTRPDVALLDVEMPGLDGVAAAAALRTALPGCRVLVVTTFGRPGYLRRAMEAGANGFVVKDTPARQLADAVRRVHAGLRVVDPSLAAETLATGPSPLTERETEVLRTARGGGTVAELAATLHLSEGTVRNHLSAAIGKTGARNRADAVRVAEENGWLLGD
- a CDS encoding sensor histidine kinase, translating into MFTVGLPHQPSQPVSRRWRITGWLLAAVWLFFLNIPLLTALHQPEVWRRVLGAVTLVAFGVLYVRVFEWARGRRQAHRTIPRGRAWTALAALLALGLAGIPGTEGDWLTTLVFVAAAAVFLLPLWESLLVVVLAALTPPVTAALVPGWEAEGTVVFAVVLASFAMFGVSRLAQRNAELQGAQQEIRRLAVAEERARTARDLHDILGHSLTVVAVKAELAGRLLELDPARAATEVADIERLARQALADVRGTVGAYRGVSLATELAGARSALAAAGVAADLPETVPSLPAERDELFGWTVREGVTNVVRHSGARRCEIRIDPTAVEIRDDGRGPAGDPDAAGHGLVGLRERARRLDATVTVGRPRDGRGFLLRVTLPDDGRGTTG